A stretch of the Alosa alosa isolate M-15738 ecotype Scorff River chromosome 16, AALO_Geno_1.1, whole genome shotgun sequence genome encodes the following:
- the stx1a gene encoding LOW QUALITY PROTEIN: syntaxin-1A (The sequence of the model RefSeq protein was modified relative to this genomic sequence to represent the inferred CDS: inserted 2 bases in 1 codon; substituted 1 base at 1 genomic stop codon) encodes MKDRTHELRHGKDLEEEDEVVADMRKGFMDDFFEQVEQIRGFISSLSEKVEEVKRNHSAILTTAHPDESKTQLINHXSTLMREVLSRLIGIQQTIELERSXNMSADLRIRKTQETTLSRRFVEVMSEYNATQSDYCERCKHHIQRQLEITGRNTTNDELEIMLESDNPAIFTTGIIMDSNVTQQAVDEIETRHTEIIKLENCIRELHDMFMDMAMLVESQGELVNNIEKNVCSAQEYVEKAKEDTKQAVLIRKGGRRKLLLIGGCVAVTLSVLIIGLAIGLS; translated from the exons ATGAAGGACCGGACTCATGAACTTAGACAT GGAAAAGACcttgaagaggaggatgaggtggTTGCAGACATGAGGAAGGGATTCATGGATGACTTCTTTGAGCag gTGGAGCAGATCCGAGGCTTCATCAGCTCTCTGTCTgagaaggtggaggaggtgaagaggaacCACAGTGCTATCCTCACCACAGCCCACCCTGATGAGAGTAAGACCCAACTAATCAATCACTGATCAACCCTGATGAGA GAAGTGCTGTCGCGATTGATTGG tattcAGCAAACTATTGAGCTGGAAAGGTC GAACATGTCAGCAGACCTGAGGATTCGCAAAACCCAG gaaaccACTCTGTCCCGTAGGTTTGTGGAGGTGATGTCTGAGTACAATGCCACACAGTCCGACTACTGTGAGCGCTGCAAGCACCACATCCAGCGACAACTGGAGATCA ctgGTAGGAACACAACAAATGACGAGCTGGAGATCATGTTGGAGAGCGACAACCCTGCCATATTCACAACAGGg atcaTCATGGACTCCAATGTCACACAGCAGGCTGTGGATGAGATTGAGACTCGACACACAGAGATCATCAAGCTGGAGAACTGCATCAGAGAACTACACGACATGTTTATGGACATGGCCATGTTAGTAGAAAGCcag GGGGAGCTGGTGAACAACATAGAGAAGAACGTGTGCAGTGCTCAGGAGTACGTGGAGAAGGCTAAGGAGGACACCAAGCAGGCAGTGCTCATACGGAAGGGCGGACGCagg AAGCTGCTGCTCATTGGAGGATGTGTTGCTGTCACTCTGAGTGTTCTCATCATTGGATTGGCTATAGGCCTCAGTTAG